One Alnus glutinosa chromosome 3, dhAlnGlut1.1, whole genome shotgun sequence genomic region harbors:
- the LOC133862613 gene encoding UDP-glucuronic acid decarboxylase 6: protein MAKEASNGDSHGATKPPPSPSPLRNSKFFQSNMRILITGGAGFIGSHLVDRLMQNEKNEVIVADNYFTGSKDNLKKWIGHPRFELIRHDVTEPLLVEVDQIYHLACPASPIFYKYNPVKTIKTNVIGTLNMLGLAKRVGARILLTSTSEVYGDPLVHPQEESYWGNVNPIGVRSCYDEGKRVAETLMFDYHRQHGIEIRIARIFNTYGPRMNIDDGRVVSNFIAQAIRGEALTVQAPGTQTRSFCYVSDMVDGLIRLMEGEKTGPINIGNPGEFTMLELAETVKELINPDVEIAMVENTPDDPRQRKPNITKANELLGWEPKIKLRDGLPLMEEDFRTRLGVPGKK, encoded by the exons ATGGCCAAGGAAGCTTCAAATGGAGACAGCCATGGAGCTACAAAACCACCTCCATCCCCATCCCCCTTAAGaaattccaaattttttcaG TCCAATATGAGAATTTTGATCACTGGAGGAGCTGGATTCATTGGCTCTCACCTCGTGGACAGGTTGATGCAAAATGAAAAGAATGAG GTTATTGTTGCGGATAACTACTTCACTGGCTCAAAGGACAACCTAAAGAAATGGATTGGTCATCCAAGATTTGAGCTTATTCGTCATG ATGTCACTGAACCATTGCTAGTAGAGGTTGATCAAATATATCATCTTGCTTGTCCTGCTTCTCCAATCTTCTACAAATACAATCCTGTGAAG acaataaaaacaaatgtgaTTGGTACATTGAATATGCTGGGACTTGCAAAGAGAGTTGGAGCTAG GATTTTGCTCACATCAACTTCAGAGGTGTATGGAGATCCTCTTGTGCATCCCCAGGAGGAAAGCTATTGGGGAAACGTTAACCCAATTG GAGTTAGGAGTTGCTATGATGAGGGAAAGCGAGTAGCTGAAACTTTGATGTTTGATTATCATAGGCAGCATGGGATTG AGATTCGGATTGCTAGGATCTTTAACACCTATGGACCTCGCATGAATATCGATGACGGGCGTGTTGTCAGTAATTTCATAGCCCAAGCAATCCG TGGTGAGGCCTTGACTGTTCAAGCACCTGGAACCCAAACGCGGAGTTTCTGTTATGTCTCTGACATG GTTGATGGCCTCATTCGACTTATGGAAGGAGAGAAAACTGGACCCATCAATATAGGGAACCCAG GTGAATTTACAATGCTTGAACTTGCGGAGACTGTTAAGGAG CTGATCAATCCTGATGTGGAGATCGCAATGGTGGAGAACACACCAGATGATCCTCGCCAGAGAAAGCCAAATATCACAAAAGCAAATGAGCTGCTGGGATGGGAACCAAAGATCAAGCTGCGTGATGGCCTTCCCCTCATGGAGGAGGATTTCAGGACTAGGCTTGGAGTTCCCGGAAAGAAGTAA